In one window of bacterium DNA:
- the cysE gene encoding serine O-acetyltransferase: MFGRIREDIKTVFERDPAARNVFEVLTSYPGVHAIIMHRIAHFLWKKGEKSIARLISHIGRFITGVEIHPGAVIGRRFFIDHGMGVVIGETAEIGDDVLLYQGVVLGGTSTEKKKRHPTIGNNVVIGAGAIVLGAIKVGDNSKIGAGSVVIKDVPPCSTVVGVPGRVVGEHKTEKVDLDHAKLPDPVAEALRVIIKEQDKLEERIRAIENMEGLMCKIDEYFEKKKKEIEKLFPVDSETGGE; the protein is encoded by the coding sequence ATGTTTGGGCGAATAAGAGAGGATATAAAAACAGTATTTGAAAGAGACCCTGCAGCAAGAAATGTTTTTGAAGTACTTACTTCATACCCCGGAGTCCATGCTATTATTATGCACAGGATAGCACATTTTCTATGGAAGAAAGGTGAAAAGAGTATTGCACGGCTTATTTCTCATATAGGTAGGTTTATAACAGGTGTGGAAATACATCCCGGGGCAGTAATAGGAAGAAGGTTTTTTATAGACCATGGTATGGGAGTAGTTATAGGCGAAACAGCTGAAATAGGGGATGATGTGTTGCTTTATCAGGGTGTTGTACTGGGTGGAACCTCTACCGAAAAAAAGAAGAGGCATCCTACTATAGGAAATAATGTGGTGATAGGGGCAGGTGCTATTGTACTTGGAGCAATAAAAGTAGGGGATAATTCAAAGATAGGAGCAGGTTCTGTTGTAATAAAGGATGTTCCACCTTGCTCAACAGTTGTGGGTGTGCCTGGAAGGGTCGTAGGAGAACATAAAACGGAGAAGGTTGACCTTGACCATGCAAAACTCCCTGACCCGGTGGCAGAGGCATTAAGGGTAATAATAAAAGAACAGGATAAACTTGAAGAAAGAATAAGGGCTATAGAAAATATGGAAGGCTTGATGTGTAAGATAGATGAGTATTTTGAGAAGAAGAAAAAAGAGATAGAAAAACTTTTTCCTGTTGATTCAGAAACAGGGGGTGAATGA
- a CDS encoding 2-oxo acid dehydrogenase subunit E2 produces the protein MIKEIIMPKLGETMEEGYLVSWKKNEGDRVEKGEVIFEVMSDKTNFEVEALESGYLRKKLYEPSDNAIPVTTVIGYLSDTPDEPLDIMEKKSGTKADVSEERTLDKTHIPEVQKRAETDTSGRIKASPVAKKLAEEAGIDITVIKGSGPEGRIEKKDVLDYLSSKKEEVKKTSSEEYTVKEWSPLRRIIAKRLGESKREIPHFYLQGKFNVNGIAKIKDIKKNEGVDLTYTDFLIFFAARAIKEYPLINAALINDEIRIYSSVDIGLAVSVEDGLVVPGLRKCDSKTIYQISEERKKIIEKARLNKLTEEDTKNVRFIISNLGMYGVENFQPIISPPGLAIMGVGKIDKEVVVMDDKIGIISVMNISFSFDHRVIDGAYAGMFYKKFKEMIESPVLE, from the coding sequence ATGATTAAAGAAATCATAATGCCAAAATTAGGTGAGACAATGGAAGAGGGATACCTTGTTTCATGGAAGAAGAATGAAGGGGACAGGGTTGAGAAAGGAGAGGTTATTTTTGAGGTTATGAGTGATAAAACAAATTTTGAGGTTGAGGCACTGGAAAGTGGGTATTTGAGGAAGAAACTTTATGAACCGTCTGATAATGCCATACCTGTGACAACGGTTATTGGTTATCTTTCTGATACTCCTGATGAACCACTTGATATTATGGAGAAGAAAAGTGGAACAAAAGCCGATGTATCTGAAGAGAGGACTTTGGACAAAACACATATCCCCGAAGTACAGAAGAGAGCAGAAACTGATACATCAGGGAGAATAAAGGCAAGTCCTGTAGCAAAAAAGTTAGCAGAAGAAGCAGGGATAGATATTACTGTTATAAAAGGTTCTGGTCCTGAAGGAAGGATTGAAAAAAAGGATGTACTTGACTATCTTTCCAGTAAAAAGGAAGAGGTAAAGAAAACATCTTCTGAGGAATATACAGTAAAAGAGTGGTCTCCTTTAAGAAGAATTATTGCAAAACGGCTCGGCGAAAGTAAAAGAGAGATACCACATTTTTACTTACAGGGAAAATTTAATGTCAACGGGATAGCAAAGATAAAAGATATTAAAAAGAACGAAGGAGTAGACCTTACCTATACGGATTTTCTTATTTTTTTCGCAGCCAGGGCGATTAAAGAATATCCTTTGATAAATGCAGCACTTATAAATGATGAGATAAGGATATATTCTTCAGTCGATATAGGACTGGCTGTTTCTGTTGAAGATGGGCTTGTGGTTCCTGGGTTAAGAAAATGTGATAGTAAAACTATATATCAGATATCAGAGGAGAGGAAAAAGATTATTGAAAAGGCACGATTAAATAAACTTACTGAAGAAGACACTAAAAATGTAAGATTTATAATCTCTAATTTAGGAATGTATGGTGTAGAGAATTTTCAGCCGATAATAAGTCCACCAGGGTTAGCGATTATGGGAGTGGGGAAAATTGATAAAGAGGTTGTGGTGATGGATGATAAAATTGGCATAATTTCTGTGATGAATATCTCTTTTTCATTTGATCACAGGGTTATTGATGGTGCTTATGCAGGAATGTTTTATAAAAAATTTAAGGAGATGATAGAAAGTCCTGTGCTGGAATAA
- a CDS encoding alpha-ketoacid dehydrogenase subunit beta encodes MREITYREALNEALIEEMERDQKVFLLGEDIAIYGGAYGVTAGLWKKYGDERVLDTPISENAIVGVGLGAALTGMRPVAEIMYIDFIGLCLEQLNNQVAKIRYMFGGKCTVPLTIRTEGGAGRTLGAHHSQSLESWLIHIPGIKVVMPSTPYDAKGLLKSSIREDNPVVFIEHKMLYNTKGPVPEEEYTIPIGVADIKKEGADVSLITYSRMTLFSLKAAEILEKEGISVEVLDLRTLLPMDIEAIVKTVKKTNRVIIVEEDCKTGGTGAEITAQIMENAFDYLDAPVVRVAGADVPMPKSPVLEKLAIPDVERICDAVRNLVAR; translated from the coding sequence ATGAGGGAGATAACATACAGAGAGGCACTCAATGAGGCACTTATAGAGGAGATGGAGAGAGACCAGAAGGTTTTTTTATTGGGGGAGGACATTGCTATATATGGTGGTGCTTATGGAGTAACAGCAGGTTTGTGGAAGAAGTATGGTGATGAACGTGTACTAGATACTCCTATATCAGAAAATGCAATTGTGGGGGTTGGGCTTGGAGCAGCACTTACGGGTATGAGACCTGTTGCTGAAATTATGTACATTGATTTTATAGGACTCTGTCTTGAGCAACTTAACAATCAGGTGGCAAAGATAAGATATATGTTTGGTGGTAAATGTACAGTTCCTCTGACTATAAGGACTGAAGGTGGTGCAGGAAGAACACTTGGAGCGCATCATTCACAGAGTTTGGAGTCATGGCTCATACATATTCCAGGAATTAAGGTAGTTATGCCTTCTACTCCTTATGATGCAAAAGGACTTCTTAAAAGTTCAATAAGAGAAGATAATCCGGTTGTCTTTATTGAGCATAAAATGCTTTATAATACAAAAGGACCTGTTCCAGAAGAAGAATATACTATACCTATAGGAGTTGCGGATATAAAAAAGGAAGGAGCAGATGTTTCTCTTATAACCTATTCTCGTATGACACTTTTCTCACTTAAGGCAGCAGAAATTCTTGAAAAAGAAGGGATTTCTGTTGAGGTTCTGGATTTAAGGACACTACTTCCTATGGATATAGAAGCAATTGTAAAAACAGTAAAAAAGACAAACAGGGTAATAATAGTAGAGGAGGACTGTAAGACAGGTGGGACAGGTGCAGAGATTACAGCCCAGATTATGGAGAATGCCTTTGACTATCTTGATGCACCTGTTGTAAGGGTAGCAGGGGCAGATGTTCCAATGCCGAAAAGTCCTGTTCTGGAGAAGTTAGCAATACCCGATGTTGAAAGGATATGTGATGCAGTTAGAAACCTTGTAGCGAGGTGA
- a CDS encoding thiamine pyrophosphate-dependent enzyme — protein sequence MNKELAKKLLQQMMEIRHFEDRIMDLLAKNIAEGGSHLYAGMEAVATGVISMLRQDDYITSTHRGHGHAIAKDGDIKALMAEILGKKTGVCKGKGGSLHLADLSKGNLGANGVVAGGLGIATGAGLSMKLQKKDRVVVCFFGDGATNNGIFFESLNMASLWKLPVIYVCENNLYGMSVSVKRSSAVEDLSKKALAFDMPSETVDGQDVLAVREVAGKWIEYARSGKGPSFIVANTYRYYGHSRSDPRVYRTREEEKFWRERDPIKLFSARMVGQGVLTEEEVKELEEFVIREIDEAVEYAINSPFPEPEELYTDLYV from the coding sequence ATGAATAAGGAACTTGCAAAGAAGTTGCTTCAGCAGATGATGGAAATCAGACATTTTGAAGATAGGATTATGGACCTTCTTGCTAAGAATATAGCGGAAGGGGGTTCACATTTATATGCAGGTATGGAGGCAGTGGCTACAGGTGTGATTTCAATGTTGAGACAGGATGATTACATCACGAGTACACACAGAGGACATGGACATGCGATAGCAAAGGATGGGGATATCAAGGCACTTATGGCTGAGATACTGGGTAAAAAAACGGGTGTGTGCAAAGGAAAAGGTGGTTCTCTTCATCTTGCAGACCTTTCAAAAGGAAACTTAGGTGCCAATGGAGTTGTAGCAGGTGGTTTAGGTATAGCAACAGGTGCAGGGTTATCAATGAAATTACAGAAGAAAGATAGAGTTGTTGTATGTTTCTTTGGAGATGGGGCGACAAATAATGGTATATTCTTTGAATCACTTAATATGGCATCCTTATGGAAATTACCTGTTATATATGTGTGTGAAAATAATCTTTATGGAATGAGTGTATCTGTAAAACGTTCAAGTGCCGTAGAAGACCTTTCTAAAAAAGCACTTGCTTTTGATATGCCTTCTGAAACAGTAGATGGGCAGGATGTTCTCGCTGTAAGAGAGGTGGCAGGTAAGTGGATTGAATATGCAAGAAGTGGCAAAGGACCGAGTTTTATCGTAGCGAATACTTATAGATACTATGGACACAGCAGGAGTGACCCAAGGGTTTACAGAACGAGAGAAGAAGAAAAATTCTGGAGAGAAAGGGACCCTATTAAATTATTTTCAGCAAGAATGGTAGGGCAGGGAGTTCTTACAGAAGAAGAAGTTAAGGAATTAGAGGAATTTGTTATCAGGGAGATAGATGAGGCAGTGGAATATGCTATAAATAGTCCTTTCCCTGAACCAGAAGAGTTATATACTGACCTTTACGTATGA
- a CDS encoding zinc-dependent dehydrogenase: protein MKAAVLKRPEEISIEGVPVPVPGDNEVVIKVKSCAICGTDVKVFHYGHKHIIFPRITGHEVSGVISVVGKNVSGLKEGDRVAVAPAIPCGRCYYCRKGYQSMCDNLKAIGYHYDGGFAEYMLVPEDAVRNGCVNKIPDNVSFEYASLAEPLACVINGQLLSRIEVGDTVLILGAGPIGCLHAELAKNTGAGRVFLADVSSDRIKMAEFTGAILVDMGKEDIKKVITDLTDGKMADRVIVAAGVHQAQEIALELVSKRGSVNYFGGLPKEKPFINFNSNLVHYGEFFVIGTHGSSPLHNRIALDLISSGRINPGRYITHRYPLEEIKTGLEKAEKKEGLKIIITP, encoded by the coding sequence ATGAAAGCAGCAGTTCTTAAAAGACCTGAGGAGATTTCTATAGAGGGGGTTCCAGTTCCTGTCCCCGGGGATAATGAGGTTGTTATAAAAGTTAAAAGTTGTGCTATATGCGGGACAGATGTAAAGGTTTTTCATTACGGGCATAAACATATCATTTTCCCTCGTATTACAGGTCATGAGGTGAGTGGTGTTATAAGTGTGGTTGGGAAAAATGTTTCTGGACTGAAAGAAGGGGACCGTGTAGCAGTTGCTCCTGCTATTCCATGTGGTAGATGTTATTACTGCAGAAAGGGATACCAGTCAATGTGTGATAACCTTAAGGCAATTGGCTATCATTATGATGGTGGGTTCGCAGAATATATGCTTGTGCCAGAGGATGCAGTGAGGAATGGATGTGTAAATAAAATTCCTGATAATGTATCTTTTGAATATGCATCTCTGGCGGAACCACTTGCCTGTGTAATTAATGGCCAGTTGTTAAGCCGTATAGAAGTAGGGGATACTGTTTTAATACTCGGTGCAGGTCCTATAGGATGTCTCCATGCAGAACTTGCAAAGAATACAGGAGCAGGAAGGGTCTTTCTCGCGGATGTTTCATCAGATAGGATAAAAATGGCTGAATTTACAGGAGCAATACTGGTGGATATGGGGAAGGAAGATATAAAGAAAGTAATTACTGACCTTACTGATGGCAAGATGGCTGACAGGGTTATAGTAGCAGCAGGTGTCCATCAGGCACAGGAGATTGCTCTGGAACTTGTATCTAAAAGAGGGTCTGTTAACTATTTTGGTGGACTTCCGAAAGAAAAGCCATTTATTAATTTTAACAGTAATCTTGTACACTATGGTGAATTTTTTGTTATTGGTACACATGGTTCAAGTCCATTACATAACAGGATTGCTCTGGACCTTATCTCTTCAGGCAGGATAAATCCTGGTAGATATATAACACACCGATATCCGCTGGAAGAGATAAAAACAGGACTTGAAAAGGCAGAAAAAAAAGAGGGCCTGAAGATAATAATAACACCTTAA
- a CDS encoding thymidylate synthase, producing MIPVLMVKGETVAEVWEKSLLELWEKGFSIKTEYDRPEDPESKDATMIMVVNNPFAEPRIHLAFPGGIEDLEKYRQEVVDGVHDHWICPEEKKWTYTYHDRLFNYNIPESPEQRRVNQIDYIVEKLSSVPFSRRAQAITWIPFYDPQTYDPPCLQRLWCRIVKGYGGKKYLVMNVHWRSRDAYRAAFMNIFGLTSLQQFIAEKISERTGEEIKVGQYTDIADSYHIYGESIADFKERFLKLLEKRDFYNAEHTKSRTLRSDSPVAQAGFEYGRQLLEMEKKTGKKGATF from the coding sequence ATGATACCAGTGTTGATGGTAAAGGGAGAAACAGTAGCAGAAGTATGGGAAAAGAGTTTATTAGAACTATGGGAGAAGGGTTTTTCTATAAAAACAGAGTATGACAGACCCGAAGACCCTGAGAGTAAAGATGCTACTATGATAATGGTTGTGAATAATCCATTTGCTGAACCGAGAATCCATCTTGCTTTCCCTGGGGGTATAGAAGACCTTGAAAAGTACAGGCAGGAGGTTGTGGATGGTGTCCACGACCACTGGATATGTCCTGAGGAGAAGAAGTGGACATATACATATCACGATAGGTTGTTCAACTATAACATTCCGGAAAGTCCTGAACAGAGAAGGGTCAATCAGATTGACTATATTGTTGAAAAACTCAGTTCAGTACCTTTCAGTAGAAGGGCACAGGCAATTACATGGATTCCGTTTTATGACCCGCAGACGTATGACCCCCCATGTCTTCAACGGCTCTGGTGCAGGATAGTTAAAGGGTATGGTGGGAAAAAATATCTTGTGATGAATGTCCACTGGCGCTCAAGGGATGCATACAGGGCTGCGTTTATGAATATATTCGGGCTTACTTCTCTACAGCAATTTATTGCTGAAAAAATATCTGAAAGGACAGGTGAAGAAATTAAGGTCGGACAGTATACAGACATAGCAGATTCCTACCACATATATGGAGAAAGTATTGCTGATTTCAAAGAAAGGTTTCTTAAACTTCTTGAAAAAAGGGATTTTTATAATGCTGAACATACAAAGAGTAGAACTTTAAGGAGTGATAGCCCTGTTGCACAGGCGGGCTTTGAATATGGCAGACAACTTCTTGAGATGGAAAAGAAGACAGGGAAAAAAGGTGCTACCTTTTAA
- the polX gene encoding DNA polymerase/3'-5' exonuclease PolX has translation MGKNTEIADIFDKIADALEFKGEMVFKVNAYRKAARVLREFSGDLSSIHPSEIEGIGKGMTEKIEEYLKTGRIKKYEEVIADIPEGLLELLNIPNMGPKTLQLLHKELGVNNLKDLERVIEEGKVAILPGMGEKKEENIKKGIFLYKEGRARIPLATALMVSREVVKPLIAISENVSPAGSLRRMKETIGDIDILATGDRTEDIIERFVRQPYVKEILAKGDTKASVRTSFEDMQVDLRVVEKDCWGAALLYFTGSKAHNIKLRGLAKDKGLKINEYGVFRGTKKVAGKTEEEVYNKLGLKWIPPEIREDRGEIEASMEDRLPVLIEQIDIRGDLHVHSNYSDGMDEIEKIVVAAKKMGYEYIGICDHSKTSKIAGGLDEETLKRRNEEIDIVQEKIKGIKILKGMEVDILSDGSLDYSDSILEKLDFVIAAIHQGFAKNVTERMKKAMDNPFVDIISHPTGRLLSGREGYKIDIEDIMGYAVKKGVVLEINASYDRLDLNDVNIIKAKGYGAKFIIGTDAHSTGMLGDMELGIGTARRGWLGKKEVLNTYRWEDIPLRRRKR, from the coding sequence ATGGGGAAAAATACTGAGATAGCGGATATTTTTGATAAAATTGCAGATGCCCTTGAGTTTAAGGGAGAGATGGTCTTTAAGGTGAATGCTTACAGGAAGGCAGCGAGGGTATTAAGGGAGTTTTCAGGAGATTTATCTTCCATACATCCCTCTGAGATTGAAGGGATAGGTAAGGGTATGACAGAAAAGATAGAGGAGTATCTTAAGACAGGTAGAATTAAAAAATATGAGGAGGTAATTGCTGATATACCTGAAGGACTTTTAGAACTCCTAAATATACCGAATATGGGACCTAAAACCCTTCAACTTCTACATAAAGAGTTAGGAGTTAATAATCTTAAAGATCTTGAGAGGGTAATAGAGGAAGGTAAGGTGGCTATCCTGCCAGGTATGGGAGAAAAAAAAGAGGAGAATATAAAAAAAGGGATTTTTCTATATAAAGAGGGAAGGGCAAGGATACCCCTTGCTACTGCATTGATGGTATCAAGGGAAGTTGTAAAACCACTGATTGCTATATCAGAGAATGTCTCTCCTGCTGGCTCTTTAAGAAGGATGAAAGAAACCATAGGAGATATAGATATCCTTGCTACAGGGGACAGGACAGAAGATATTATTGAAAGATTTGTGAGGCAACCATATGTTAAGGAGATATTAGCAAAAGGGGATACGAAGGCATCTGTGAGAACTTCCTTTGAGGATATGCAGGTTGACCTGCGGGTTGTTGAGAAAGATTGCTGGGGTGCAGCACTTTTATATTTTACTGGTTCAAAGGCACATAATATAAAACTCAGAGGACTGGCAAAGGATAAAGGGCTTAAGATAAATGAATACGGTGTATTCAGAGGGACAAAGAAGGTTGCAGGTAAAACGGAAGAAGAGGTATATAACAAATTAGGACTTAAATGGATACCTCCGGAGATAAGGGAAGATAGAGGAGAAATAGAAGCATCAATGGAAGATAGATTACCGGTTCTTATAGAACAAATAGATATAAGAGGGGACCTTCATGTTCACTCAAACTACTCTGATGGTATGGATGAGATTGAAAAAATTGTTGTTGCAGCAAAAAAGATGGGGTATGAATATATAGGTATATGTGACCACTCAAAGACATCCAAGATAGCAGGTGGTCTTGATGAGGAAACCTTGAAAAGAAGGAATGAGGAGATAGACATAGTTCAGGAGAAAATAAAGGGGATAAAGATATTGAAAGGGATGGAGGTTGATATACTTTCTGATGGTTCTCTTGACTATTCTGATTCAATACTGGAGAAACTTGATTTTGTTATAGCAGCAATCCATCAGGGGTTTGCAAAAAATGTTACTGAAAGGATGAAAAAGGCAATGGATAATCCTTTTGTAGATATTATTTCACATCCTACAGGAAGATTGTTATCAGGTAGAGAAGGGTATAAGATAGATATTGAAGATATAATGGGATATGCAGTGAAAAAAGGGGTTGTTCTTGAAATTAATGCCTCTTATGACCGGCTTGACCTGAATGATGTGAATATTATTAAAGCAAAGGGATATGGAGCAAAATTTATTATAGGGACAGATGCACACAGTACAGGAATGCTTGGAGATATGGAATTAGGTATAGGGACTGCGAGAAGGGGATGGCTTGGGAAAAAGGAAGTTCTTAATACATACAGATGGGAAGATATCCCACTGAGAAGGAGGAAGAGATGA